TAGGAGAAAATATTCCACAATAAAAATAAAGAACCTATCCTTGTTGATGTGATTATTGAGCCAGCTCATTAACATCAACAAGGATAGGTAGCCATTATGGTGGATTAGGGAAATGATCATTAAATTTAATAAGTTATTAATATATATAGTGCAGCATACTAATGACCTTAATTTGCACCTTGGCAAGAAAGCCAAGCAAACAACTATTAGGCACTAATTGCACCGTTGCACGAGCCCCCGCAGGCAATAGACTAATGGCTTGTTGGTCAAGTTCAAGGTGTAAACGTAAGCGCTGTGCGTCGCGTACCCAACGAGCTGATTCTTGTGGATCAGCCAAACGACCATTGGCATCAAACTGCCCTGCACTCACACCTGCATCTACAGAGCTCACTTTAGCGTGGTACAAACGCCCAGGCTGACCATCAAACGAAACGAGTGCGGTTGATTGTGGCTCAATACCTTGTAAACTTTTCTCTCTAAAGTCAGCAATTATATCGACATTTTCTGACACTAAGGCCAATAACGGCTGGCCAACAGTGGCGAAGCTACCAACTTCTAACTGTAAGTTGGTTACTACCCCATTTTGATCTGCACGAATGTGGGTATATGACAGATTTAGCTCGGCTTGAGCTAAACGGTTTTGAGCTTGGCGAACTTTTAAATTGTCTGCGCCGTTAAGCCCACGGCTGACGGTTAGCTTAGTTAAGCGAGCTTTAGCGGCAAGTAAGTTGGCCTTGGCTGTTGCCGCATCACTTTGAGCTTGATCGGCTAATTGTTGTGACACACCCCGAGTAGAATACAGGGCATCAATACGCTTTGCTTCGCTACTTTTTTGCTGGGCACTACTTTGATTTGCTTGCACGTCAGCTTTAGCTGCTAATATCGAGGCATCCAGTTCTGCATTATCTTGTTTTGCTTGCTCTAACGCTAATAGGGCTTGTTCAACGGCTAACTCATAAGGGGCTGAATCGATACTAAATAACACATCACCTTTAGCCACTAGTTGATTATTTTCAACGTCAATAGTCGCAATTTTACCACTCACTTGTGGCGTGACTTTAATGACCATTCGTGTTGCCATCGCTTGTGGCGTCATTGGCATGACAGCATCGGCAAACATAAAGTAACCGAATACTAATACAAACATCGCAATCGCTATTTTAACGAGACGGGCAAATTGTTGATCTGGAGTCATGTTATTTCTCACCAAAAGGGTCGGTAGCCTGATTAAGCTTAGCCAAGGCATTGTCACTAATCAGATTGATCACACGTTCAAATTCACTTAATTCTTGGCTACTAATGCCATCGAGTAATTCAGCACGGATTTGCATAATCCGTGTTTCTATTTGTTTAAGAATATCGATTCCTTGCGGAGTCAAACTCACTATGCGAGCACGCTTATCGTTATCGCAACAACGTCTTTTGACATAAGCTTGCTCCTCTAATTGACCCAGAGTACGCATTAACGATGGCAGCTCGATTTCTAATGCATCGGCTAGTACTTTCTGGCTAACATTATCGCCCAAGCGTAATAACTTCCACAACGCAGTCCAACGAGGATGAGTTAACCCAAGAGGAATTAATTCAACATCGGCGGCTGTGCGCCATAATCGATGCAGTCGGCCTAGTTGCTCGGCAAGATGCAGCTCTTTTAGTCGCTCTAATTCTTTATACATATTAATGTGCCATTTAGTTAGCTTGCTAAGCATTATAACTAGTTAGCATGCTAAGTAAATAGCTCAATTGCTTACTCGAAGTTAAAAATACTTAGCAAATAAACTTAGTACTTGATATATAAATTAAAAATACAATAAACTTAATATTAGCCTTACCTAAAATACCTCTCATCGGCTTTATCTATTCATACTCCAAATGTTCTATCTATTCTCCCTTTGTAATAAAACAAGGTGATGATGATCACGTTTAACAATTGTAAATATGACAGCGGTGTCATATTTACAATTGTTAAATACTGTCTAAATGACTGCCCCTCTAAATAAAAATTGAACTAAAATTATTAATATCAATAGCTTATATTTATAATAATAGTTGGCTCGCCTTGTGCACTGTCAGTTTGACTGTATCAAAATGACTTTGCGCTAAGAGGACTCATGAGCAAAAACAAACTTATCGGCATTGCACTGCTAATTGTGCTAGTTGCTTCCTTTACTGTATTACTCAGTTTAGGCAGTGGCATATATCGAGAAAAACCGCCTATTCCAACGGCTTTTACTGACACCAGTGGTCAACCTGTATTCACCCAAAATGATATTGAACAAGGTCAACTCGTTTGGCGTTCTATGGGCGGTCATCAATTGGGATCAATCTGGGGGCACGGCTCTTACGTCGCACCTGACTGGACTGCTGATTGGTTGCACCGTGAAGCGCAAGCTTGGTTGTCAATAACCGCAAACGAGCGCTATAACCGTGATTTCACTGAACTCGATTCAGAACAGCAAGCTGGTTTAGAGAAAGGCTTGAGAGATGATATTCGCCATAACACCGTTGTCGAAAGTGCCGCAAATCAAACCAATGTCACCCTATCGAAGACTCGAATTGCGGCGATAAATGAAGTATCAAAACACTATTTATCATTATTTGGTGATGATCCTGCATTGAGCTCATTGCGCGAACAATACGCAATGAAAGAAGGTACTATCACTGATGCTGAACATCGTGAATTGTTAAATGCCTTCCTCTTTTGGGGGGCATGGGCTGCGGTAACTGAGCGCCCTGGTTATGATTACACTTACACCAATAACTGGCCATACGATCCACAAATCGGCAACGTACCGACTTCTGATAACATTGTTTGGTCAGTATTAAGCCTTGTGTCACTGCTTCTTGGTATTGGTATGTTGGCTTGGCATCACGCCACCTGCAAAGAAGAACCATTACCTGAACCAGCCAAAGGTGATCCATTATTTTTTACTAAGCCTACAGCATCACAAAAAGCCGTCGGCAAGTATTTTGTTACTGCAATTGGGCTATTTTTA
This region of Shewanella livingstonensis genomic DNA includes:
- a CDS encoding HlyD family secretion protein — translated: MTPDQQFARLVKIAIAMFVLVFGYFMFADAVMPMTPQAMATRMVIKVTPQVSGKIATIDVENNQLVAKGDVLFSIDSAPYELAVEQALLALEQAKQDNAELDASILAAKADVQANQSSAQQKSSEAKRIDALYSTRGVSQQLADQAQSDAATAKANLLAAKARLTKLTVSRGLNGADNLKVRQAQNRLAQAELNLSYTHIRADQNGVVTNLQLEVGSFATVGQPLLALVSENVDIIADFREKSLQGIEPQSTALVSFDGQPGRLYHAKVSSVDAGVSAGQFDANGRLADPQESARWVRDAQRLRLHLELDQQAISLLPAGARATVQLVPNSCLLGFLAKVQIKVISMLHYIY
- the slyA gene encoding transcriptional regulator SlyA, which codes for MYKELERLKELHLAEQLGRLHRLWRTAADVELIPLGLTHPRWTALWKLLRLGDNVSQKVLADALEIELPSLMRTLGQLEEQAYVKRRCCDNDKRARIVSLTPQGIDILKQIETRIMQIRAELLDGISSQELSEFERVINLISDNALAKLNQATDPFGEK